The genomic DNA TTGACCACGCCGACCACGATCGCGCCCAGGACGGCGACGAACGCCGCCGGCCACACTCCCCACCCGTGCTCCACGACCAGAACGGGCAGGATCGTGGCGGAGAACCCGAAGACCGCCGGGACCGACAGGTCCACGAACTCTCCGACACAGACAGTGCACAGCAGGGCCATGGTGAGGAACACCAGGGCCTGTTGGGAGCCGAAGACGGTCTGGAAGGTTCCCTTGGTCAGGAACACCCCCGGCTCCGCGGCGGCGTACACCGCGATCATGGCCACCCAGATGCCGATCACCGAGTAACGCGAGGCGAAATGTCCGGCGAGGGCGGAGGCCGATGTCAGCTTCCCGGTTCGCGCGGCCTTCGGCGCGGCAGGGGGTGTGTCGGTGTCTTGCCGGCTGGTGACGTCCATCAGTCTCCCTGCCCCTTTTCTTGAGGTTGTGTGTCATCGCCGAAGACCGCCTGGACGATGGCGTCCTGTTCCAGTTCGCCGCTCAGCTCCTTGGCGACCCGGCCGTCGCGGAACACCAGCACCCGGTCGCACAGCACGGCGAGGTCGACGGGGTCGATCGAGGCGAGGACGATTCCGCAGCCGTCCCGCGCGGCCTCCCGGATCGCGTCGATGATGTCGTGGCGGGCGCCGACGTCGACAGCCTGTGTCGGTTCGTGCAGCACCAGCAGGTTCGGTGCGCCGGCCAGCCACTTGCCCAGCAGGACCTTCTGCTGGTTGCCGCCGCTCAGTGTGTGGACCGGCGCTTGTGGGTGGGGCGGCCGGATGTCGAGTTTCGCGATCATCGCGGCGGTCTCCTCGGCCTGCCACGCGGCGCCGGTCCGCAGTCGGCTGCCGCGGGCGCGCACGCGCGGCAGTGTCAGGTTGTCCGCCACCGAGAGCTCGCCGGCCACCCCCGCCTCCAGGCGGCGCTCGGGTACGAACGCGACCCCCGCGTCCACGAACTCCTCGGTGCAGCCACGTCTGCGGTCCAGCGCGAGGTCGCGCCCGTGCACCGACAGCGTGCCCGCGTCGGCCGGGCGTGCCCCCGCCAGTGCCTCGGCCACCTCGACGAAGCCCGAGCCGATCAGCCCGGTCAGGCCGATGACCTCGCCGCGCCGGATGTCGAGGTCGAGGCCAGCCACTGGGCCGACCGCCAGGCCCCGTGCCGAGGCGACGACCTCGTCCTTGACCTGGCTCCCGACCCTCCCGTGCGTGACGAGGTGACGTCCGAGCATCAGGCGGGTGAGCGAGACCTCGTCCACCTCGCTCGTGGGCAGGCCTGCCTCGACCACGGCGCCGTCGCGCAACACCGTGACCCGGTCGGTCGCTTCGACGACCTCTTCCAACTGGTGTGAGATCAGCAGGACCGAGGTGCCCTCGTCGACGAGCGACCGGACCAGCTCGAAGAAACGGGCCCGCGCGGACCTGCCCAGCGCCCGTGTCGACTCGTCGAAGACGATCAGCCCACCCCCCGGGCGGTGGTCCTGCACCGCCCGGGCGATGGCGACCACGGCCCGGTCCTCCGCCGAGAGCTGCCCGACCTGACGGCCGACCTCCAGGGGCCGGTCCAGCCGGGCCAGGACCCGCTCGGTCGCCCGCTGCTCCTCGCGGCGGTCGATCCGCCGCGAGAGCCGGCCTGCCCGGTAGTGCCCCAGCCGCACGTTCTCCCACACCGTCAGGTCGTCCACCAGCCCGCTGTTCTGGTGGACGACCGAGACTCCCGCCTCGCGCTGCTGCATCGGGCGCACGGGCAGCGCCAACTGCTGCCCGTCCACCGCGATGGAAGCTCCGGGGTCGGGCGCGTACACACCCGTGAGGATCTTGACGAGGGTGGACTTCCCGCAGCCGTTCTGGCCGACCAGTCCGTGCAGTTCTCCGGGGGCGATCCGCAGATGGACCCCGCGAAGCGCCCGGGTCGAGCCGAACGCCTTGGACAGCTCGGCCACTTCCAGACGATGGCGCGGTGCCGTGTCCGGCGGGTCGGTC from Streptomyces sp. NBC_01478 includes the following:
- a CDS encoding sugar ABC transporter ATP-binding protein, with translation MTNEAHTASAGSRTDPPDTAPRHRLEVAELSKAFGSTRALRGVHLRIAPGELHGLVGQNGCGKSTLVKILTGVYAPDPGASIAVDGQQLALPVRPMQQREAGVSVVHQNSGLVDDLTVWENVRLGHYRAGRLSRRIDRREEQRATERVLARLDRPLEVGRQVGQLSAEDRAVVAIARAVQDHRPGGGLIVFDESTRALGRSARARFFELVRSLVDEGTSVLLISHQLEEVVEATDRVTVLRDGAVVEAGLPTSEVDEVSLTRLMLGRHLVTHGRVGSQVKDEVVASARGLAVGPVAGLDLDIRRGEVIGLTGLIGSGFVEVAEALAGARPADAGTLSVHGRDLALDRRRGCTEEFVDAGVAFVPERRLEAGVAGELSVADNLTLPRVRARGSRLRTGAAWQAEETAAMIAKLDIRPPHPQAPVHTLSGGNQQKVLLGKWLAGAPNLLVLHEPTQAVDVGARHDIIDAIREAARDGCGIVLASIDPVDLAVLCDRVLVFRDGRVAKELSGELEQDAIVQAVFGDDTQPQEKGQGD